GGTATTGCATTAAACCTTTCTCACTTTTATGTTATCGAGGAAGAATATCTAAATACTATTTCATtaacttgtgaaaaaaaaaatctctacaGTATTAATCATTTTGATGTGTTTATCACCAGGAACCATTTGGATCAGTATACTGCCTTACCAAAGATCAGAAGCTTGTAAGAATAGAAGGTAACTTAAGATTTCCCAATGGTATAGCTGTTCTTCATACAGATGATGGTAAGCCAAGCAAACTGATTGTGGCAGAAACCCCTACTAAACTTCTGTGGCAGTATGATATAAAAGGTCCTGGTGAAGTAGGGGAGAGAAGTATCTGGGGAAAATTGCCAGGTATGTATACTCTGTCTTGTTTTCTagcacatattttatttccatttagctacattttttagctcacctgtcacaaagtgacaaggtgagcttttgtgatcgcgtggcgtccgtcgtccgtgcgtgcgtgcgtgcgtaaacttttgcttgtgaccactctagaggtcacatttttcatgggatctttatgaaagttggtcagaatgttcatcttgatgatatctaggtcaagttcgaaactgggttacgtgcggtcaaaaactaggtcagtaggtctaaaaatagaaaaaccttgtgacctctctagaggccatatttttcatgagatcttcatgaaaattggtcagaatgttcaccttgatgatatctaggtcaagttcgaaactgggtcacgtggggtcaaaaactaggtcagtaggtctaaaaatagaaaaaccttgtgacctctctagaggccatatttctcaatggatcttcatgaaaattggtcagaatgttcaccttgatgatatctaggtcaagttcgaaactgggtcatgtggggtcaaaaactaggtcagtaggtctaaaaatagaaaaaccttgtgacctctttagaggccatatttctcaatggatcttcatgaaaattggtcagaatgttcaccttaatgatatctaggtcaagttcgaaactgggtcacgtgcggtcaaaaactaggtcagtaggtctaaaaatagaaaaaccttgtgacctctctagaggccatatttatcaatggatcttcatgaaaattggtgagaatgttcacctagatgatatctaggtcaggtttgaaactgggttacgtgcggtcaaaaactaggtcagtaggtctaaaaatagaaaaaccttgtgacgtctctagaggccgtgtttctcaatggatcttcatgaaaattgatcagaatgttcctcttgatgatatctaggtcaagttcgaaactgggtcacgtgcggtcaaaaactaggtcagcaggtcgaaaaatagaaaaaccttgtgacctctctagaggccatatttttcatgagatcttcatgaaaattggtgagaatgttcaccttgatgatatctaggtcagattcagaagtggtgccttcaaaaactaggtcattaggtcaaataatagaaaaaccttgtgacctctctagaggtcatatttttcaatggatcttcatgaaaattggtcagaattttttatcttgatgatatctatgtcacatgtgctcaaaaactaggtcactatgtcaaataatagaaataacgatgtcatactcagttcaacactaggtcatgtggggataggtgagcgattcaggaccatcatggtcctcttgtttacactACCCAGttaaagatttaaaatattttaagaagaaAATCTTTACATTGAGGGTATACTTCAGTTGATTTAGTCTAGCGGCAATGTAGCTATGTAGAGGCATATGGAGTcagttcatttttaaaaacagtaaaaaaaaaatgttttccagtAGGATCATATTCTGAAATGCTAAATGGTTGCATCTCATTTTCCCCAACAACGTTTTTGTTTAGTTACTTTCTGCATAgagaaaaaaattacaattttaatgaCTTAAAGCATTTTTCTTGAATTTGGCTTACCTATAGATTTTTAAATCCTAAAAAAGGTTATGGTTTTGTCAACAGGTGACCATGAAGGAGGGCCAGATGGTATGGATTTTGATGAACACAACAACCTAATTGTGGCGAACTGGGGTGGTGGCCATCTTGAAGTATTTTGCTCAACTGGAGGTGATCCTGTGACAAGGATCAAATGTCCTTTTAATAAACCTAGTAACGTTCATTTCAAGCCAGGTTCCAATACTGTGTTTGTGACAGAGCACCAATTTAACGGGGTGTGGAAGTTTGAGTGGAAACACAAAGGCAAGAAACAATACTGTGAAACCAAATAATGACTACCGTATTACTATTTACATGATTATTATCTTATTTAGAGTAGGTTGTAGATTTtcttataatatcaaaataagacTGTGATTTTACTGTGATTCATTGTGTTCATTCTGAAATGGTgctatttaattaatatttcgTTATATGCTTTTCATTTCTGTGTAATTTTAATCACTATATCACATAATTATATGAGGGTTGCTCCAAATGTCACTGCAaccataaaaatatgtatattgtaaaagaaaaacaataattctAACAAAAATACCTTTATGTACTTTACAGtatttccccaaaattttatcaaattgtattGCATACTTTTGGAGACATCAATATTAAGTGGAAATCATGTCAATGGCAAATCCCGCATTACACAGATGTTACTTATGacagaaataagaaaaacatGTCACAAAGCAGTAACATGACATTGTGTTTACGCCATGTTCCATATGTAATTGGGCATTgtcttttgatttgttttttacatttataaaaaaatattttaccatgtgGCAAAATGGTGTCAGTGGTATACTTTATATTTCTATGTACATTTTAGTTAAAACAACCCCATGTAAAGTATGTCTTGAGGATTTTTAtcataatacaaatttaaaataaaaaaaaatgttctgtgGAGGCAGTGACGTTGCTTCTTGATCAACCCTTGTATATCTTCTATAAAACACCTGTGTAAATTAAGATATTCAAAATTGATCAAGAGGACTTAATTCAGTGAATCTATGTGAAGCATACCTCTACACACAAATTTGCTAGTGGGATCTTATTATGCTTTGGTAGTAATCTGTATATTTTTGGTGTTGGATTTGTAAGATGAATTTTattgagttgaccttgatttcttTGACCTACTTGTTTAGGTTTGACCTTTTAAGGTCATTTTTAgtttgactatacgaagtatatggagagctatcctactcaacccagcgtcggcatccttccgcgtccccaccttggttagttttttttacactttctcttttttctccttatctctgtaattacttgatggatttgtttcaatgaattatcccccacttttacttagaatttcaggttaaagttttgatgcactttcaccgtatctcagttattactaaatgggtttgattcaaacttaaaatagttgtttaacgtcatcactcacatcatatgacataagagccataactcttgcaccaatatttgatgaattatctcccctttttacttagagtttcaggttaaagttttggtgcactttcactctcagttattactaaatggatttgattgaaacttaaaatagttgttccaccttatcatccacatcatatgacgcaaggtgcacaagtctggcaccatttttcatgaattatgcccccttttacttagaatttaaagttaattttgatgcattttcactatatcttagtaattactaaatggatttgattcagatttaaagtagttgttccacatcataacCCACAAGGTGTATAAGTCTtgcactaatattttatgaattatgtcccctttttgcttggaattatactttatttagtgttttgatacactttatctttatctctcttataacttaatatttttgacacagactcaagctgttgtgcaatatcttcatccaccattggaatcATTAGACAattcagtgacagctccagcttcctcagatgtgcccagtttcgcTATCCAGCTTCGAAATAGTCAAGcccactgtctcctgtgacagctcatTTTATCTCACCAGTcatatagtgacaaggtgagtttttttgatcacccttcgtccgtcatcgtCTGTCCACAATTCCTTTTTtgaacacgacagagaccacattttgcagtcgattttaatcagacttgcacacaacttgtattggcataatatctcagttcctttcgaaaactggccaggtcccatcatgggttccagagttatggccctttaaagggccaaaatttactattttggcttgtgaacacgatagagaacacattttgctatcagttttaattaaacttgcacacaacttgtagtggcataatatctcggttcctttggaaaacaggccagatcccatcatgggttccagagttatggccccataaatgccaaaatttgctatttttggcttttgcagccataatgGTTTGATTTGTagaaacttgcaaaatatctttaacaacaatagatcttggattccatgatgaatctgtcagatccaatcataggttccttAGTTACGGCCCCAGATTGagccctgaaagagccaaaatttgtttacttttaccttgtgaacacgatagagattatgggttctagagttactgcccctgaaagggacaaaatcttcaattttggccctttcaccCATATAGACAGGtatcatttatgctttgatttgatacaaagttacacagaatgtttatcttgatgatctttaggccatattttatgaccctatcttcatggaatttggtaagaatgtctatcttgatgattcctaggccaagttcgaaactgggtcatgtggagtcaaaaactaggtcaccactcaaatcaaagaaaaagcttgttaacactgtagaggccatatttatgaccctaccttcatttaacttggtcagaatgtttatcttgatttcagggccaagtttaacaggtgagtgatgcagggtcatcatgaccctcttgttgtactTTActcatcatttattcatttagacATCACTATTCATACTTATATTCCATTTCTGAACAAGCAGGGCTTGTtctaatatttttagctcacctgtcacatattgacaaggtgagcttttgtgatcacgcagcgtccgtcgtccgtgcgttcgtccgtccgtccgtaaacttttgcttgtgaccactctagaggtcacattttttgtgggatctttatgaaagttggtcagaatgttcatcttgatgatatctaggtcaagttcgaaactgggtcacgtgccttcaaaaactaggtcagtaggtctaaaaatagaaaaaccttgtgacctctctagaggccatatatttcacaagatcttcatgaaaattggtcagaatgttcatcttgatgatatctaggtcaagttcgaaactgggtcacgtgccttcaaaaactaggtcagtaggtctaaaaatagaaaaaccttgtgacctctctagaggccatatatttcacaagatctacatgaaaattattcagaacgttcaccttggtgatatctaggtcaagttcgaaactgggtcacgtgctatcaaaaactaggtcagtaggtcaaatattagaaaaaccttgtgacctctctagaggccatatttttcatgggatctgtatgaaagtcggtctgaatgttcgtcttgatgatatctaggtcaagttcgaaactgggtcatgtgccttcaaaaactaggtcagtaggtctaaaaatagaataactttgtgacctctttagaggccatatatttcatgagatcttcatgaaaattggtcagaatgttcaccttgatgatatctaggtcaagttcgcaattgggtcacgtgccatcaaaatctaggtcagtaggtcaaataatagaaaaaccttgtgacctctctagaggccatatttttcatgggatctgtatgaaagttggtctgaatgttcatcttgatgatatctaggtcaagttcgaaagtgggtcatgtgccgtcaaaaactaggtcaataggtcaaataatagaaaaaccttgtgacctctctaaaggccatatttttcatgggatctgtatgaaagttggtctgaatgtttatcttgatgatatctaggtcaaattcgaaacagggtcatgtgcggtcaaaaactaggtcagtagatccaaaaatagaaaaaccttgtgacttctctagaggccatactttttaatggatcttcataaaaattggtcagaatgttcatcttgatgatatctaggtcaagttcgaaagtgggtcacgtaccatcataaattaggtcagtaggtcaaataatgaaaaaacattgtgaccactctagaggccatatttttcatgggatctgtataaaagttggtctgaatgtttatcttgatgatatataggtcaagtttgaactgggtcaactgcgatcaaaaactaggtcagtaggtcttgaaatagaaaaaccttgtgacctctctagaggccatacccttgaatggatcttcatgaaaattggtcagaatgttaaccttgatgatatctaggtcaagtttgaaactgggtcacgtgccttaaaaaactaggtcagtaggtcaaataataaaaaaaaccttgtgacctctctagaggccatacttttcatgggatctgtatgaaagttggtctgaatgttcatcttgatgatatttaggtcaagttcgaaactgggtcaactgctgtcaaaaactaggtcagtgtgtctaaaattattaaaatcttttgacctctctagaggccatatttttcaatggatcttcatgaaaattgatctgaatgttcaccttgatgatatctaggtcagtttcgaaactgggtcacgtgcggtcaaaatataggccagtaggtataaaaatagaaaaaccttgtgacctctctagaggccatatttttcatgagatcttcttgaaaattagtgagaatgttcaccttgatgatatctagataaagttcaaaacagggtcacgtaccttcgaaaactaggtcaataggtcaaataatagaaaaaccttgtgacctctctagagaccatatttttcaatggatctttatgaaaattggtcagaatttttatcttgataatatctaggtcagggtcaaaactgggtcacatgagctcaaaaactaggtcactatgtcaaataatagaaaaaacgtcatactcaaaactgggtcatatgggaagaggtgagcgattcaggaccaacatggtcctcttgtttaaagaaaatatggTGCTAGTCAAATTCTTTACGGAGAAATACACATACCAGATAACATTTTACATTGACTCGGACATTGAATGTTtagttaaattttatttaactttcATTAAGTGGACATAAATGATAATATCACATTTTGTGTTAATACAAAACTTTAATTTAAcatattaatatgttttaatgaagTACAGAAAGAGAAAATTTCTGTATCTTCCGAATAGTTCTAGTCATGTTACAGTGTGAGAGACTGCTTGTATGTGTATAATATTCAAGATACAAATATGCTACATACTCTCGCCTATATAACATTAACAGGGGTCTACGGGGCAAAGTGGTTCAGGttgctgacttctaatcacttgcccttcactaatgtgggctcgagcctccctcagggcattgaattcttcatgtggggaagccattcagctggcttacttAAGGCTGATAGATCTACCCAGGTGCTCTCCCCCCTCTCCCCATGATGAAATGATGCATggaggggcgcctggggtcttcctccaccatcaaagctggaaagtcgccatatgacctataaatatgtcagtgcgacgttaaacccaacaaaaatatatatatatcattaacaGAGTCCAGGGTGGAGAATTGGTTCCAGGAACTTACATGTAGACTGGACAATGTCATAATGTTTATGTGATAGAGAAAATGCAACATTCCTTGACATTAATGCCATGACTAAGTGAGGGAAAACACGACATGCATGATAATACAATTCGTTTCATTCCCCGTCTTCATTGTTGAATCATCAGAATacaaacttgataaaatagtCCCCTAATATTTACAAAAGGAaagtatttttatgttgttttttattatttgatatacaTGTGTTATGTGCCATATGACTGGCATCTACAATATTCAGAGAATagttttataataaacaaaatattcaaacttGTTTACTGTTCGTGTTATAGTTTCGTAGTCCTGATATCACTGTTTTTTAAAGCAACCTCAGAATGGACACTGTTatctttagctcgactattcaaagaacagtTCGAGCTATTCTACTTACCCTGGTGTAAGCatcagcatcacaccttggttttttgcatgcaagtacatacagttatcATTTAAGGGCAttaactttgaaacttaattattttCGTTGTAAGTTTAGTTTTGCATGGAAGCAcaagctattatttaaaggcatatagctttgaaacttagttttcattttctaggtcaataaccaacctcactgggtcaagtcccataactctgacatgtattttggctaagttgtgcccccttttggacttggaatagataaataaatagatattttaacatttagggtagtattcctgcttcttggacaacaaTTTGAAAAGTCAAgttgtcttatggacagctcttgtttcagtttAATCATATGCAAACTAAAGCTATAACTTAAAGTAATTATAACACCCAGACATCCCTTTcatacaaacaagaggaccatgatggtcctgaatcgctcacctcttcccacatgacccagttttgagtatgatgtcgttttttctataatttgacatagtgacctagtttttgagctcatgtgacccagttttgaacttgacctagatattatcaagataaaagttctgaccaattttcatgaagatccattgaaaaatatggtctctagagaggtcaaaagatttttctaattttagacctactgacctagtttttgaccgcagctgacccggtttcaaacttgacctagatatcatcaagatgaacattcagaccaattttcatacagatcccatgaaaaatatggcctttagagaggtcacaaggtttttttattatttgacctactgacctagtttttttaagcccttgacccagtttcaaacttgacctagatatcatcaaggtgaacattctgaccaattttcatgaagatccattcaacggtatggcctctagagaggtcacaaggtttttctatttcaagacttactgacctagtttttgatcgcagtcgacccagtttcaaacctgacctatatatcatcaagataaacattcagaccaactttcatacagatcccatgaaaaatatggcctctagagaggtcacaacgtttttcattatttgacctactgacctactttttgatggcacatgacccactttcgaacttgacctagatatcatcaagatgaacattctgaccaatttctatggagatccattcacatgtatagcctctagagaggtcacaaggtttttctatttttagacctactgacctagtttttgaccacacataatcctgtttcgaacttgacctagatatcaccaagatgaacattcagaccaactttcatacagatcccatgaaaaatatggcctttagagaggtcacaaggtttttcaattatttgacctactgacctagtttttgatggcacgtgaccaactttcgaacttgacctagatatcatcaagatgaacattcagaccaactttcatacagatcacatgaaaaatatggcctctagagaggtcacaaggtttctctattatttgacctactgacctagtttttgatggcacgtgacccactttcaagcttgacctagatatcatcaaggtgaacattctgaccaattttcatgaagatctcatgaaatatatggcctctaaagaggtcacaaagttattctatttttagacctactgacctagtttttgaccgcacatgacccagtttcaaacttgatttagatatcatcaagatgaacattcagaccaactttcatacatatcccatgaaaaatatggcctttagagaggtcacaatgtttttctattatttgacctactgacctagtttttgatggcacgtgacccacttccgaacttgacctagatatcatcaaaatgaacattctgatcaattttcatgaagatcttttgaaatatatggcctctagagaggtcacaaggtttttctatttttagacctactgacctagtttttgatggcacgtgacccagtttcgaacttgacctagatatcatcaagatgaacattttgaccaattttcatgaagatcttgtgaaatatatggcctctagagaggtcacaaggtttttctatttttagacctactgacctagtttttgaaggcacatgacccagtttcgaacttgacctagatatcatcaagatgaacattctgaccaactttcataaagatcccacaaaaaatgtgacctctagaatggtcacaagcaaaagtttacggacggacggacgcacggacgtacgacggacgctgcgtgatcacaaaagctcaccttgtcactatgtgacaggtgagctaaaaatgtaaaatgtgagGACATTTGACATTcaggtatgaccttgaccttgaacctaatgAACTGTGTTGTTCACAATGCATGTCGTTTGCTGAGGTGAACAGTTTGTGCTTGTTTTGTGAAAACCCTTCCAGTGGTTAAAAattgagcagaaacaaatttGAGCTATTTCATCTTTTACCTCTTAGAAACACCTTTATGAGGTAATATTTGATACTAGTTGTATGAAAACCCTTCTAATGGATAAGAAGATAGAAAGTGAGACGAATTTAAGCTACCTGACCTTGAATCTAGTGGCCTAGGTTGGGCACTCTGCAAGTCATTTTAATGTGCAAAGTAATTGATGCTAGTTGTGTGAAAACTTCCTATGTATTCAAGGACAAGGAGTTAAGCAGATTGAATTTTGACCTCCAAATTTGTCCTTGACCTTGGTCCAAagcatgtcgtcttgatgaggcTAATAGCTGAtgcaagtttaatgaaaatcttcttTGCAGTTAAATCTATGCAGCATTCATGAATACAGAAGAACAGAACAATGGAAAGCCATAGCATAGCCTGGATGTACTTTGTTTCTGGGAGTTTAATAAATGTCCACCTAATAAGCAAAACTTTTGTTACAcgaggtagttctgcatgtttgaaacaaataaacatatattctaaaatgtagaattttattaaattgtattttttcaaagcattattttatacaaatatattcagCCAAAACCTTTGCTTgaagttttagctcgactattcaaagaatagtttagctattctactcacccttggcatcacaccttggtttaagttttgcatgcaagtacatatggcaaagcatatagctttgaaacttattttttctttttctatgtcaattaccaacctcactgagtcaagtcccataactctgacatgtattttagccaaattatgcccccttttggacttagaaaatcctggttaaagttttacatgcaagttactaactctaaactaatgtagatattgaattgaaacttcacatgtctttagggttatgaaactagttgattgcattaagttttataactctgacatgcacttggccaaattatgcccctttttggaagTTTTatgtgcaagtacatatggctattaTTAAAgccatatagctttgaaacttattttttctttttctagatcaattaccaacctcactgggtcaagtcctgcaagtttgacatgtattttgggcaaattctgtccccttttggacttactcTTGATAAAGTTTcgtgtgcaagttactatctgcaaaacatGTGCAGATATAAAATTGAAACTTTTTAAGTGTCTTCAGGCTTATACAACTAGTTAATGGccttaagtcccataactctgacatgtattttgtccaaatcatgtccccttttcaactttaaacttttggttaaagttttgcatgcaagttaccaccttcaaaactaatgcaaatactggattgaaactctatagatatttcaACGTTTAGGGTAATATTgctgcttctgggacaatgattcgaatagtcaagcactggctgtcttatagacagctcttttttttaaaaaaaattggtcatCAATGAGCTTCTATGGGAAAATCCtttttgctgataaaaaaaattccataGAGTTTTATGAAACATCTCATAGTTGTAGATTTACCTATTTTAATCATATGGCCAAATAAAAAGTATAGGTTAATCATTTCCTAGCCCATCTAAAAGATTGCTTTTGGCCTGCAAGAAGGTCTAACCATTTTATTCATCTGGTAAAGACCTGATGTTTTGGTTCATAGCCAAATCCTGCTTATAAGACAATAAAACAATCACATATACTGCATCAATCCTATCTTAGCTGCTTTATCAGCTCACAGACAGGCATTTGCTGGTGGTCCCCATTAAGTTCAAGCAGATTTCCTGGGTTCATGTTTGATCATGCCAAAGGGCTTTAAGTTAGtgtatttcaatttcaaagtCTTATTCTTCAAAAGAAATGAGATACTTTTTAAGTAGAATGGGCTAGTACTTGTTCCAGCAGGTTCCTTGTGTCAAATGTGGGACTGCAACTGGAATATTGTTGTAAAAAAGATACAAAAGActgattaatttgaaaaaaaaaacaacaacaaataaacaactGTATCCTCCAAAAGTGCAAGCTTAAATGTATATGCATGCAGCCTTTGGTACACTTCTTTAAATATGAGACCTTACTTGAGGCCATCAAAACGTTTTTAATTTACACAAGAGCTGTATAAGTTGAATATAACAAATTTACAGTTTTAACTAGAAGACGCTTTTGttaaaaagtgcatgtctcccccagtgcatagtcgtataggcaagaagtcaataggggtaaagagcgaaagtcaaagagacactgatgcttggctgcaatagggatcatttacttggcatgtccaatcataccactaagt
The sequence above is a segment of the Mercenaria mercenaria strain notata chromosome 3, MADL_Memer_1, whole genome shotgun sequence genome. Coding sequences within it:
- the LOC128555793 gene encoding diisopropyl-fluorophosphatase-like codes for the protein MSEIIEPSFVKIAENLEGAEGPVFDKHGSFYMVAPLGRDNSEKKPEGDVLKVDVESGKVDILCSPQDGDRGGIPAGCQCDLDNNIWIADMALGILRMDTSGKYQQMFKEDSSGRTMQGCNDCAFDYDGNLWVTAPAGDIAPAELKRSFEEPFGSVYCLTKDQKLVRIEGNLRFPNGIAVLHTDDGKPSKLIVAETPTKLLWQYDIKGPGEVGERSIWGKLPGDHEGGPDGMDFDEHNNLIVANWGGGHLEVFCSTGGDPVTRIKCPFNKPSNVHFKPGSNTVFVTEHQFNGVWKFEWKHKGKKQYCETK